In Sphingobacterium sp. R2, the genomic stretch CTAAGCCAATTGGCCCGCCGCCAACTATAATCAGGTCGTACTGTGTCATGCTATCACTCATGATGTAAATGTCGATAATTTTATAGAATAAATCAGCTTAAAGCCTTTTGCAGATCATTTTCTGACATTGCTGTGCTTTTGGCGTGGAGATCCTGAACAATTTTATGTAAATCTTGAGCAATTTTACCTAAAAACTCTAATTGCTCGTTCAGGAGCTGTCCATCTACTGAACTGGTGTTTGTATGGGCAAATCGGTCATTTGGAATCTCGATGATCAGAGGAACGAATTCCTTGGTACTATCTTCAGAATGTAGCAGTTGAATGGATTGTTCAAGTGAACTTAAGATTTTTCGGATTGCCCGAACATGGTCCTTATTGATATAATTATTGTCCATTTCGTCAAGATGGTTCATTAAGGTCACCGAGAAAGAAGCCAAAATATGGTTGAATATGACGAATTTATTCACTTCCTTCGTATATTTTTGACGTTTTTTTGGTTCCGTCAGCATCCGTTGGAATGTAGAACCCATATTGGCTGTTTCTACATAGACAGCCTTGCGGGTCAATTTATAATCGGTGACGGAAGGTGCTTGACCTGCAATTTCTTTCAATGCCTGAACAATGTAATTGTAGTTGGCGATAAGTAGCTTACGCATGGATTCCTTGACTTGCATGCTTTCCCAATTTGGGAAAATAACATAGCTGGATAGAAACGCGATCATACCACCTATAAATGTATCCAATATTCTTTCTTTTGTGACATCCAAGGTATTGGCACTGACAAAGCTCAGCATAATCAATACATAGGGTGTCATAAAAAGTACGGCAATAACATAATTAACTCGGAACAAGCTGTATGCCGTTAGAAAAAAGAATACCAACAGTACGAATAGCACAGTGGGATCATGAATGGTTAAGAGTATAAAGGCTCCTATGAGCCCACCTATTGTGGTTCCGATAAGCCGTTGAATATTTCGCTCTTTTGTGAGTCCAAAGCCAGGCTTTAAGATCACCATAATCGTGAGCAGGATCCAGTACACATTGTTGGTGATATTGGTTACTTCAAACACATAATAAGTGATCGACATGACAATTGCCATCCGGCAGGCATGTCGAAATATAGTCGATTTTAAAGTAAGGTTTTCACGAAACTTTTTTAAATCGATTGGGGAGCTCTGGACAAAACGTTTTGCATCATCAATTTCTTTGCGTTTGACATCATCCGGCTGTAGATGTGAGTAGCCGTATATATTTCTGATTCGACGAACGAGATCGCGCAAATTGATTAATACTTTGCGTAATGCGAACGTGCTGTACTGTTGGTTTCGATCCAGCTGATCGATCTTAGCATGAAGACGGCTGAGATCTGTGTCGAAATCATATAAGGGTTTAGGCTGTGTATTTGTATTGAGCTGATAGGCTAAATTGTCAAGCTCGTTGGTGTATTTTAAGATCACATTTTTGAAATCTTCTAAGATTCCCGTGGGGCCAAAGCGCTCACTGATGGCGTTATAATCATAATGCGCTGCCATACTTTGCTCAAAGAGGTCGACGATATCATTGAAAACGAGTGTTAGGTAGCGTCCTACTTTCGTGGTATCTTTAATCGATCGTTTACTTTGAAACAATACATCCCGTAAGTTTTCCTGATGCTGGTTTACTTCAACTTGTTTGTCAATAAGCTTCAGGTAATTTTTGTCATTATCGATTTTGGCATCGTAAAAATTAGCTTTCAACCGGATGTAATCTGCGACATAACGGATCGTTTCGGACAGTTCCTGTTCAGCCAACCGGTAAGGACGAACCTGGGTAATGGAAAGACTGATGGCGATATACCATAATCCTCCTAATGTATAAAAGCCTAAATAATTGATGGCTTCTGCGATGGGGTAGTGAATCTGTACATGAATCAACATCATCAGAATACACATGAGGCCCACATTGGCAGCTCTGCTATTGAATACTGCAAACATAGCGAATATAAAGCAGGCCATGCCGATAAATATTGCTAGTAGATATACATTTTGATTAACTACATTGGTCAGAATAAAAGTTAGTGTAGTCAAAATTGCTCCCGCAATCATCCCTTTCCTTCTGTGGCTGGGGGCTCCCGGTGTATCGGAAAGGCCCACTAGAAGGGCGCCCAAGGAAACGATTGTTCCATTGGTAAACTGTCCGAAAGTAGCAAATATAAGGACAGGCACGATACATCCAATAGTGATTCGGAGTCCATCAGCAAAATATTGGCTGTAGAAAAAACTTTTTATTTCTTGTGTCTGTTTCATAATGTATAGTACAAACTTAGATAAATTGCTTTTCATATTAAAAACAATTGTTCTTCGATATTACTCCATGAGCGCGGTAAATCGCTATTTCATTTATAGCCCTCTAACAGAGGAAGAAGCTTAATTTTTAGTATTACTGGTGATCTAAGGATAGCAATATCAGAAGTGTTTGTTAGTATGTTTATAATAATATAATTGTTTTTTTGATCAATTTATATTTTTTTATTTGTTTAAATATAATATTATTATATTTGGAGGCATAGGGTAATTTCAGAGATATTACAGAATTTCAAGAGTCACCTAAACTCTCTTGACCACTTTCAAAGATTTAAATATGAAGCAAAGTAAAAATGAAGCCGTCTTTCAGGACGAGGTATTGACACGCTTTGAGCTTTTCAAAAGTTTGTTTTTAACATTGCCGTTTCAGCGTGTTAAAGATACCGGAACTTTATTGCCATTTTTTGCAAAGCAATGTGAAAAGGGTGTCGATCAGCATTTAACTCCTGATGAGATCATAAAAAGTTTCTTCGATCAGCATGAGGAATTTTCTTCGGAAGAGCAACGTATCGATTTGTTGTTTCGATTTGTTCAATATATAGAGCGTCAGGTCGTCTTATTTGACGCAATAGAAGATTCTTCATTTCAGATGGTCGGCCGCGGCGATGATGAAAACGTTTTAGGAGCATTGATTAAGAATGCCGAAGGCAGTGATGATATGCGACGTAAGATCGTTTCTAAATTGAAGGATTTTTCTGTACGTCTCGTGTTGACTGCACATCCTACCCAGTTTTACCCCGGACCAGTATTAGGCATTATAAACGACCTAATTGATGCAATCAAAACCAATGATATACATAGTATTCACTTGTTACTGCAGCAATTGGGTAAGACGCCATTCATCAACAAAAATAAGCCGACTCCAGTAGATGAGGCTGCCAGTTTAGCTTGGTTTTTGGAAAATGTGTTTTATAAGGTCGCTTCGGAGATTCAGTCGTTCATTGATGATGAACTAAATGTAGAGACAGAAGAAGTAAAACAATTGATCGAATTGGGCTTTTGGCCGGGAGGTGACCGTGATGGTAATCCAAACGTAAGTGTGGAGAGCACCAAGAAAGTTGCCGCCCTATTACGTACTATTTTATTTAGATGTTATTACAGGGATTTTCGTATCGTTAGGCGGCGGATCACCTTTCGTGGGGTTGAAGAATATATGGAAAATCTGCAAACATTGTTCTACGAAAATAGCTTTAATCCAGTTGATCATCCTGTGGACGAAACCGACAATATTATCACTAATCTAAAAGCAATCAAAAATGTTTTAGTGCAATACCACAATGGTCTTTTCGTTGAGATTGTTGATGATTTACTCCGCAAAGTGATGACTTTCGGTTGTTTTTTCACCACATTGGATATCCGACAAGATAGCCGCATACTTCGTGAGGCTACCAATTATCTGATCCAGCACAACCAAGAGAAGACCGGGATGCCATTGGATTACCTAACGCTGAATGAAAGCGATAAGCAAAAGGCATTAAAATTTAAAGAACTTGACTTAACAGTAGGAGAGGATGCGGATGCGTTGACGAAGGATACTTCCGGAGTGATCAAATTATTGAAAGATATCCAGCGTTCAGGTTCTGAGCGAGCAGCACAACGCTTTATTATTAGTAATTGCCAACAGGCCAGTGATATCTTGGGACTTCGTCAACTATTTTTATGGTCAGGTTGGAAAAAAGAGGCTTTGACGATAGATTTTGTGCCTTTGTTCGAGACTGTTGATGACTTGACTAGGGCGGCAGATGTAATGAAAACCTTGTACAGTAATAAGGAGTATAAAGCACATTTAAAACGAAGAGGAAATAAGCAGACAATCATGTTGGGTTATTCAGATAGCACGAAAGACGGTGGGTATCTGATGGCCAATTGGTCTATCTATCGTGCAAAAATCGAACTCACGGCAATATCACGCGAGTATGAAGTCGATCTGGTATTTTTTGACGGTCGTGGTGGCCCGCCAGCCCGGGGTGGAGGAAAAACACAGCGTTTTTATGCATCTATGGGAAAAGAAATCGCCAATGATCATATTCAGTTGACGATTCAGGGACAAACCATCAGTAGTCAGTACGGGTCTTTAGATACAGCGCGCTTTAATATTGAGCAATTGTTGCACGCCGGAATTATTTCTGACTTGAAACAACGTGTGGGCGACACATTAACGAAACATCAACAAGAAATCATTGACAAACTGGCTGAGCTAAGTCACCATAAGTTTATGGATCTACGCACGAATGAATTATTTTTGCCGTACTTGGAGACCATGTCGCCATTAAAAGCTTTATCGTCGATCAATATTTCAAGTAGACCTGTTAAACGTAATTCGGGCCGTGAGTTGCGGTTGGAAGATTTGCGCGCAATTAGTTTTGTGACCTCTTGGAGCCAGCTGAAACAAAATATCCCCGGATTTTATGGGGTGGGAACTGCACTGCAATGGGCGGAAAAAAATAATCTTTGGAAGGATGTGCAGCAATTATATGTTTCTTCGGGATTTTTCCAGACATTGATCGATAACTGTATGATGTCGATGACAAAATCCAATTTTGACATTACCGCTTACATGAAAGACGATCCTATTTATGGTGATTTTTGGAAATCACTGTACAACGAATATCAGGTCACCAAAGAATATCTGTTGAAACTTAGTGGAACGTCACAACTGATGGAGAATTATCCAGTGGATCGTGAGTCTATTTTAGCGCGGGAAGGAATTGTGCTGCCGTTATTGGTTATACAGCATTTTGCTATTCGTGCATTAAATTCGGATCAGCTGACGGATGCACAACGTGACGATTATTCGAAATTAATAGCACGTACAATCTTTGGCGTTGTGAATGCGGGAAGAAATGTTGCGTAATTTTGCTTTCTTTTTAAAGATAGGGTTTCGGAGAACATATATTTTATCTACTTTTGTATAGTTAACAAAATTGATATGAAGATTAATAAGTTATTTATTGTTGCGGCTTGTGCAAGTACATTATTTGCATCTTGTGGACAAACTGCTGAAGATAGACAGCGTCAATATGCGAATGCTTCGTTAGCAGATGGTGATGCATTTGCAATGATTAAATTCGTTGGCGAAAATGGAAACTACCTGGTAAATCTTGCCGATGTAGCAGTAAAACAATCTACTTCAGCTGAGGTGAAAAATGTGGCTGCTAAGATTAAAGAAGCATATGCAGCCGTGTTACCAGAATTGGACAATCTAGCGAAGGAATTGCATGTTGGCGACGCACAGCGCGGTGTGCCTGCATTTCAGATCCCAGCGTCAATAGGTTCAGACAGTACATCTGCATTCAACGATAAAGCATTTTTAGCACTTGTGGTTGAAAAACAAGGAGAGATCAATACAAGATTATCGCATGAGGAGCTCAATACGAATAAAAATGTCATTCATGTTTCCGAAGAATCTTTGAAAAAAGTGGCAGAAATCTATACGTTAGCCGGTGGTAAAGTTGAAGAACATCATCACTAAGCAGTAGGCTAAAGAAATTGAGAAGGAGTATTCATGTAAATGAATACTCTTTTTTTATGGCCATGTCTGATCAAACTCCCTGCAATAATCGTTTGTTATTTGTTAAATTAATGATAACTTAACATTCATATAACATAGTTTTTAATTACTGTGTTTATTTTAGCATAATTTAATGAATTATATATAAAGTGAGATACGCCGCAATAGATATAGGTTCCAATGCAGTTCGTCTTTTGATAGCTGACATTATAGGACAAAAAGACCAGTATAATTTTAAGAAAACTACACTGCTACGTGTTCCGCTTCGTTTGGGGGATGATGCTTTTATTCATCAGGAAATATCGCCACGGAAAGCAGAGAGTTTGGTAAAAACAATGAAGGCATTTCGTGAACTGATGGACGTATATCATGTGGAAGATTATATAGCCTGTGCCACTTCCGCTATGCGTGATGCGAAGAATGGAGCTGATATTGTTGCTGAGGTAAAGAAAAACGGTATAAACATCGATATTATAGAAGGTGCAAAAGAAGCTGAGATTATTTACAATAGTCATTGGGATAATAAGATGGAAAAGGATAAAGTTTACCTTTACATTGATGTAGGCGGTGGTAGTACAGAATTGTCGTTGTTCGCGAATGGCATTTTGGTCAACTCAAGGTCTTTTAATCTAGGAACAATACGAATTCTCGATAATCAGGACAAGGCCGAAACCTGGGATGAATTGAAAGAATGGGTGCGAAGCAATACACATATGTATAAGCAGGTGATTGGCATTGGTACGGGTGGTAATATTAATAAGCTTGCGCGCTTATCCAATGAAAAATTGGATAGGCCGTTATCCTATGCCAAATTAAAGGCTGTATATGAACATTTATCGTCATTTTCTTTAAAGGAGCGTATAATTTTATTGGGTTTAAACGAAGATCGTGCAGATGTAATCATACCTGCGAGTGAAATTTTCCTGACAATTATGAAGCATGGCCGTCTAAAACAAATCATCGTACCAAGAGTTGGGCTTGTTGACGGTGTAATTAGAACGTTGATCAATAGGAATTTAGTAAAATAATGCTTTAAAAAGGTATTTTCGACTTGTAAAAGACTGAAAATTCTTTATTTTTGTGATACCAAAGGTGAACATAAGCCCAGGTGGCGAAATTGGTAGACGCACCATCTTGAGGGGGTGGCGCTCGTATGGGCGTGGCAGTTCGAATCTGCTCCTGGGCACTTTAGCAGACAACTCTTTAAATTGAGTTTGTCTGCTTTTTTTATGCCTAAAATCAGTTACCTCTTCTGCAATTTCAATTTTCAGCTGTTCTAGCAACATCACAATACTTTATCGTAAATGCGAAATTTAAGAGGTTGTTATTTTGGCAGAAATTTAATAATGTTTGGGCATATTTGGATTTGTATAAAATAAGTGTTATCTTAGGTTATTATATTTAATTTTATTGATAATAAATTCATATCGTTTTATATATTACCGATAGTAGAACTAGCCCATTAAAACTTTATTATGTTTACAAGAAATTTTTTGCTTCTTATCAGCTTGCTTGTATGGATTAGCTGTACCAAAGATCCTATCGAGCCTAAAGTAGAACCACCTGTAGTGGTACCTACAGATACCACGAAAAATGAACCTACTTTTCCAAAGGATAAATACGAAATTCGGAAAGTACAGTTACCGATGAGTGAACTTTTTGCCGATGACAACATCGATGAGCAGGTTTACTTAGGTGGTATATGGCATCTAAAGGATACGATAGAAGGTCCCCGTTTGGAAAGCATGGAATCTAAGGCAAAAAAAGTAAAATTCCATTTTTTATCTCACAACGACGCTTCTGTCGATTTGGGATTTTTTGAACCTAGTTATAGTAATGTCCTTAGTTATGCAGATAAGTTCGAAAAATCGAAACAGGTGAGCAGCATAATATTCAGTTCCAGTACGTTTGAGGATTATGCCCAAATACAAGGATATCTCGGTAACTCGAAAGATGTAAAAAAAATATTGTCGCTTGTAAAAAGGGGCGACTCAACGACAATTAACAAAACAAATAGTACACTGCGGGTAAGCAACGTCAATAAACTCACCCTATTTATCGATTTTATGGAATATCATGATGCTTATCCAGAAGCTGAAGTAGCTGTTTTTTCCGAGGCAGGTTATTCTCCTTACGTACTCTCCTCAGTAACTTACGGCACGCATACGATTCTAATGGGAGAAACGGATTCAACACGGGCAAGCTTAAATACAGCCATAGATAAAATATTGGACAACAAACCATTGGATGAATTCGATATTAAAGTGCTTGATTGCAGTAAGCTACTGATATACTACCGTGGTGGCGGTAAGAGGAGCTTTATTCAATATCCAACAGGAGCAAAAGCTATCGAAACTGTACTCCTTGATATGCTTCTATATAAGAAGCAAACAGAAAATATTTTTAATTATCCTCTTACCTATGACTTTATGAGTCTTAAAGACTTCAGCACGTTGCGGTATTACAATATATTTGACGTTAGGGTAAAGAAACAAAAATAAACGAGACAAAAATAGAAAGGAGATAGTTAGCAATATTTTTTTATTCCATTTCACTCAGATTCTTCAAGCGGAGTAAAGCATTCGGCCAAACCTGATTAAAGTATTCGATGAAGTCGTCGTTCGTATCTACATCCACTTTCAATTCGGTTTTTCCTTCGACGGCGAAAAAAGAATAGTTTTCCAGTGCGCCAGCCCAATCCTCGACAGCGGGGCCCGATAATATTTCTTGGCCCTTATTCAAAATTCCCAAATGCCTGATCGATACAAATGCATTGGGAATATATTGTGCAATCTCAGCGATCATCCCTTCTTTCTCACCATGCTCATTGATTCCGATGAAATTAATTTTTTCGCCCTCCTCCCATATGCCTTCGAAATCAGAGCTTGGATTGAAAGCACTTGTCCACTTTTTATACGTTTCTTTATCAAGCATTGTTTTAAAAACGCGTGAGACAGCAGCATTAATCTTAATTTGATAAGTCAGTTTCTTCATTTTCTATTTTTTAGGAAAGTTTGGATCTGCTTTTATTTCTACGATCTGTTTGGTATGACGTGCACAGTGTCCGGCAATAAACATTAGAGCTTGGTAACCATCAATGGGACCAGTTGGAGAATCGCTGACATGATTTCTGAGATCTTCTACATCAGCCTTTTTAATATAATCAAGCACGGGTTGTCGGGTTGCATTGAAATCAGTGAGTGCAGTTCTTACATCTTTATAAATTCCTTCGGGCTGAAGTTCCTTGGGCGCTTGATATTTTTGGCTCCGGTCAGTCAGGGCATTCTTAAGATTCTCATCTGTCAATTTGATTTCATTTCTTCTTTCAGGTTGGGGATCTTGATCCAGGCCCTTCTTCGCCATTTCAAATATTATCCGTTCCGAACGGATAATATGCTCAAGGCATTGACTGATAGACCATTTGTCGGATGCGGGCTTAAACTGAAGTTGCGCTTCGCTTAGTCCAGCAACTTGTCTTTCAAGTTCTGCACTTGTTTGATTAAAGTACTGTACTAGCGAGTCGGTTCCGATGTACTCATCTTTTAAGGTCTGTCTTTCTTGTAAAAAAGCAACGCTTTGATGGTTCTGAATGAGCAATGAGGGGAGTTCAGCTATTGGGGGTATTAAGGAAGCAGTTGCTACACTGGCAATTGCTATCGCGTTCATAATTAGATTCATAAGTTAACATGTTTTAAGATTGAAAAATAAATGTCACTACTTCTTTACAATTATAATGCTTTTTT encodes the following:
- a CDS encoding FUSC family membrane protein, which codes for MKQTQEIKSFFYSQYFADGLRITIGCIVPVLIFATFGQFTNGTIVSLGALLVGLSDTPGAPSHRRKGMIAGAILTTLTFILTNVVNQNVYLLAIFIGMACFIFAMFAVFNSRAANVGLMCILMMLIHVQIHYPIAEAINYLGFYTLGGLWYIAISLSITQVRPYRLAEQELSETIRYVADYIRLKANFYDAKIDNDKNYLKLIDKQVEVNQHQENLRDVLFQSKRSIKDTTKVGRYLTLVFNDIVDLFEQSMAAHYDYNAISERFGPTGILEDFKNVILKYTNELDNLAYQLNTNTQPKPLYDFDTDLSRLHAKIDQLDRNQQYSTFALRKVLINLRDLVRRIRNIYGYSHLQPDDVKRKEIDDAKRFVQSSPIDLKKFRENLTLKSTIFRHACRMAIVMSITYYVFEVTNITNNVYWILLTIMVILKPGFGLTKERNIQRLIGTTIGGLIGAFILLTIHDPTVLFVLLVFFFLTAYSLFRVNYVIAVLFMTPYVLIMLSFVSANTLDVTKERILDTFIGGMIAFLSSYVIFPNWESMQVKESMRKLLIANYNYIVQALKEIAGQAPSVTDYKLTRKAVYVETANMGSTFQRMLTEPKKRQKYTKEVNKFVIFNHILASFSVTLMNHLDEMDNNYINKDHVRAIRKILSSLEQSIQLLHSEDSTKEFVPLIIEIPNDRFAHTNTSSVDGQLLNEQLEFLGKIAQDLHKIVQDLHAKSTAMSENDLQKALS
- a CDS encoding phosphoenolpyruvate carboxylase, with product MKQSKNEAVFQDEVLTRFELFKSLFLTLPFQRVKDTGTLLPFFAKQCEKGVDQHLTPDEIIKSFFDQHEEFSSEEQRIDLLFRFVQYIERQVVLFDAIEDSSFQMVGRGDDENVLGALIKNAEGSDDMRRKIVSKLKDFSVRLVLTAHPTQFYPGPVLGIINDLIDAIKTNDIHSIHLLLQQLGKTPFINKNKPTPVDEAASLAWFLENVFYKVASEIQSFIDDELNVETEEVKQLIELGFWPGGDRDGNPNVSVESTKKVAALLRTILFRCYYRDFRIVRRRITFRGVEEYMENLQTLFYENSFNPVDHPVDETDNIITNLKAIKNVLVQYHNGLFVEIVDDLLRKVMTFGCFFTTLDIRQDSRILREATNYLIQHNQEKTGMPLDYLTLNESDKQKALKFKELDLTVGEDADALTKDTSGVIKLLKDIQRSGSERAAQRFIISNCQQASDILGLRQLFLWSGWKKEALTIDFVPLFETVDDLTRAADVMKTLYSNKEYKAHLKRRGNKQTIMLGYSDSTKDGGYLMANWSIYRAKIELTAISREYEVDLVFFDGRGGPPARGGGKTQRFYASMGKEIANDHIQLTIQGQTISSQYGSLDTARFNIEQLLHAGIISDLKQRVGDTLTKHQQEIIDKLAELSHHKFMDLRTNELFLPYLETMSPLKALSSINISSRPVKRNSGRELRLEDLRAISFVTSWSQLKQNIPGFYGVGTALQWAEKNNLWKDVQQLYVSSGFFQTLIDNCMMSMTKSNFDITAYMKDDPIYGDFWKSLYNEYQVTKEYLLKLSGTSQLMENYPVDRESILAREGIVLPLLVIQHFAIRALNSDQLTDAQRDDYSKLIARTIFGVVNAGRNVA
- a CDS encoding exopolyphosphatase, coding for MRYAAIDIGSNAVRLLIADIIGQKDQYNFKKTTLLRVPLRLGDDAFIHQEISPRKAESLVKTMKAFRELMDVYHVEDYIACATSAMRDAKNGADIVAEVKKNGINIDIIEGAKEAEIIYNSHWDNKMEKDKVYLYIDVGGGSTELSLFANGILVNSRSFNLGTIRILDNQDKAETWDELKEWVRSNTHMYKQVIGIGTGGNINKLARLSNEKLDRPLSYAKLKAVYEHLSSFSLKERIILLGLNEDRADVIIPASEIFLTIMKHGRLKQIIVPRVGLVDGVIRTLINRNLVK
- a CDS encoding SRPBCC domain-containing protein codes for the protein MKKLTYQIKINAAVSRVFKTMLDKETYKKWTSAFNPSSDFEGIWEEGEKINFIGINEHGEKEGMIAEIAQYIPNAFVSIRHLGILNKGQEILSGPAVEDWAGALENYSFFAVEGKTELKVDVDTNDDFIEYFNQVWPNALLRLKNLSEME
- a CDS encoding DinB family protein, whose protein sequence is MNLIMNAIAIASVATASLIPPIAELPSLLIQNHQSVAFLQERQTLKDEYIGTDSLVQYFNQTSAELERQVAGLSEAQLQFKPASDKWSISQCLEHIIRSERIIFEMAKKGLDQDPQPERRNEIKLTDENLKNALTDRSQKYQAPKELQPEGIYKDVRTALTDFNATRQPVLDYIKKADVEDLRNHVSDSPTGPIDGYQALMFIAGHCARHTKQIVEIKADPNFPKK